One genomic region from Sulfurimonas sp. hsl 1-7 encodes:
- a CDS encoding bifunctional diguanylate cyclase/phosphodiesterase, which translates to MRTKLKDYFSFITSDFFNLGPMVSFVWKNDANWSIETVSGNIKENFHYDPKEFLEGELVYIDLVHKDDIERVKNEVQNACKKREKSFTHEPYRIKNGNGEDRWVQDTTTIFYDEDENITHFIGYLIDVTEGEQNLIKAIKNEEKLQAAQALANLGNWDYDVANDQLFWSDEVYKLFELDKAITTPSYELFLNAVHPDDRKLVDKAYANSLEKKKKYLIQHRLLMKDNRIKYVEETGEHYYDKDGNAIKTVGTIQDITHQKEVEIELEKTLSLFKSHKLAMDESSIVSKSDRTGNITYVNDNFCRITGYTRTEVLGRPHNILRHPDNPKSLFRDLWKTIEAKKVWKQTLKNKDKFGEDYWVDIVILPILDEEDNIIEYIAVRHDVTKMIEQQKQLDEMLNTDLLTGLGSRYKLVNDIQESTQGALAILNIDNFSQINDFYGHEVGDYVIKEFGQKMGSCKCDLELQVYHLQGDEYVIFHPRIEPKVFSNALLALKEEISKVQIDIDGELITFNFSMSISYEPKEKLLTTADMALRIAKRHNQDIVTYHDDISLNDEYKNNIKWTKKIKEAIANDNIVPVFQPIVNNKNGKWEKYECLVRLKDNEQLISPFFFLDIAKKTKHYIEITQIMIEKSFAVFHEKDVEFSLNLTIEDILNDEIKSFICKMLQKYSIGERVVFEIVESESIENFDEVLEFIRNVKNYGCKIAIDDFGTGYSNFEYLMRLKTDYIKIDGSLIKDIDTNIDAELVVSTIVDFAKKMGIKTIAEFVENEEILLKVKELGIGYSQGYHCSKPLSTIPK; encoded by the coding sequence ATGCGCACAAAATTGAAAGATTATTTTTCTTTTATAACCAGTGATTTTTTCAACTTGGGACCGATGGTTTCATTTGTTTGGAAAAACGATGCTAACTGGAGTATTGAAACAGTTTCCGGAAATATAAAAGAAAATTTTCATTATGACCCTAAAGAGTTTTTAGAGGGTGAACTTGTGTATATAGATTTAGTACATAAGGATGATATTGAGCGTGTAAAAAATGAAGTGCAAAATGCTTGTAAAAAACGAGAAAAATCTTTTACGCATGAACCTTACAGAATAAAAAATGGAAATGGTGAAGATAGATGGGTTCAAGACACTACAACAATTTTCTACGATGAAGATGAAAATATTACCCATTTTATAGGTTATCTTATTGATGTTACCGAGGGTGAACAGAATCTTATAAAGGCAATTAAGAATGAGGAGAAGCTTCAGGCTGCTCAGGCTTTGGCAAACCTTGGAAACTGGGATTATGATGTAGCTAATGATCAACTCTTTTGGTCAGATGAAGTATATAAACTTTTTGAGCTAGATAAAGCGATTACAACCCCTTCGTATGAGTTGTTTTTAAATGCAGTACATCCTGATGACCGTAAATTAGTTGATAAAGCGTATGCAAACTCTTTAGAGAAAAAAAAGAAGTATCTTATTCAACATAGATTATTGATGAAAGATAACAGGATAAAGTATGTTGAAGAAACAGGGGAACATTATTACGATAAAGATGGTAATGCGATCAAAACTGTTGGTACTATTCAAGATATTACACATCAAAAAGAGGTTGAAATTGAGTTAGAAAAAACACTCTCCCTTTTTAAAAGTCACAAACTTGCTATGGATGAATCAAGTATTGTAAGTAAATCAGATCGAACCGGAAATATCACCTATGTAAATGACAACTTTTGCAGAATTACCGGATATACTAGAACCGAAGTATTAGGACGTCCTCATAATATTTTAAGACACCCTGATAATCCAAAGTCACTCTTTCGCGATCTGTGGAAAACAATTGAAGCGAAAAAAGTGTGGAAACAAACACTAAAAAATAAAGATAAATTTGGAGAGGATTATTGGGTAGATATTGTTATCTTGCCTATTTTGGATGAAGAGGATAACATCATTGAATACATTGCAGTAAGACATGATGTTACAAAGATGATAGAACAACAAAAACAACTTGACGAGATGTTAAATACCGATCTTTTAACCGGTCTTGGAAGTAGATACAAACTTGTAAACGATATACAAGAGAGTACACAAGGTGCCTTGGCGATTCTAAATATAGACAATTTTTCCCAAATTAACGATTTTTACGGTCATGAAGTTGGAGATTATGTGATCAAAGAGTTTGGTCAGAAGATGGGTAGTTGTAAGTGCGACTTAGAGCTTCAAGTGTACCATCTTCAAGGTGATGAGTATGTAATCTTTCATCCTCGTATTGAACCAAAAGTATTTAGCAATGCTTTATTGGCTTTAAAGGAAGAGATTTCAAAAGTACAGATAGATATAGACGGAGAGTTGATCACTTTTAACTTTTCAATGTCAATCTCTTATGAGCCAAAAGAGAAACTTTTAACAACGGCAGATATGGCACTGAGAATTGCAAAAAGACATAATCAAGATATTGTAACCTATCATGACGATATCTCGCTAAATGATGAGTATAAAAACAATATCAAATGGACTAAGAAAATAAAAGAGGCGATAGCAAATGATAATATAGTTCCCGTTTTTCAGCCGATTGTTAATAATAAAAACGGTAAATGGGAAAAATATGAGTGTTTGGTAAGACTTAAAGATAATGAACAGTTGATATCACCGTTTTTCTTTCTGGATATTGCGAAAAAAACAAAACACTATATTGAGATTACTCAGATTATGATTGAAAAATCATTTGCGGTTTTTCATGAGAAAGATGTAGAGTTTTCACTCAATTTGACGATAGAAGATATTTTAAATGATGAGATCAAAAGTTTTATTTGTAAAATGTTACAAAAGTACAGTATCGGTGAACGTGTTGTTTTTGAGATCGTAGAATCGGAATCTATAGAGAACTTTGATGAGGTTTTAGAGTTTATTCGTAATGTGAAAAATTACGGCTGTAAAATAGCTATTGATGATTTTGGAACCGGATACAGTAACTTTGAATACCTGATGCGTTTAAAAACCGACTATATTAAAATTGACGGTTCGTTAATTAAAGATATTGATACTAATATAGATGCAGAACTTGTTGTCTCAACTATTGTTGATTTCGCTAAAAAAATGGGGATTAAAACAATTGCCGAATTTGTTGAGAATGAAGAGATACTTCTAAAAGTAAAAGAGTTAGGGAT
- a CDS encoding DUF134 domain-containing protein gives MARTKSSRTLNFKPQYKKFVPEGVKPEGKVTLLHEEIEAIYLMDLLGLYQEEAAQKMGISRPTFTRILKNARYKLSLGIVGGYKIEIEDDKEELVVAICMENEENFEKITPMEQYIFIYKMAPGNISLLEKLENPVYSDKKKLAIVLPKIFAEYNVNLFVSSQIGEGLKNSLISKGIKPMNVKKMTSLETLL, from the coding sequence ATGGCAAGAACAAAGAGTAGCAGAACTTTAAATTTTAAACCGCAGTATAAAAAATTTGTCCCCGAAGGCGTGAAGCCGGAGGGGAAAGTTACTTTACTGCATGAGGAGATCGAAGCGATATATCTGATGGATCTTTTAGGATTGTATCAAGAGGAGGCTGCCCAAAAGATGGGAATCTCCCGTCCGACATTTACAAGAATCCTAAAAAATGCCCGATATAAACTATCTTTAGGGATAGTGGGCGGCTATAAGATAGAGATAGAGGATGATAAAGAGGAACTTGTTGTAGCTATTTGTATGGAGAACGAAGAGAATTTTGAGAAGATCACACCGATGGAGCAATATATATTTATATATAAAATGGCACCGGGGAATATCTCTTTGCTCGAAAAACTGGAAAATCCCGTATATAGCGATAAAAAGAAACTGGCAATCGTTTTACCGAAAATATTTGCAGAGTATAATGTCAATCTTTTTGTCAGTTCACAAATAGGGGAGGGGTTGAAAAACTCTTTAATCTCTAAAGGGATAAAGCCGATGAATGTAAAAAAGATGACCTCTTTAGAAACATTGTTATAA
- a CDS encoding DUF4492 domain-containing protein, whose product MNNIKLIYNFYLDGFKNMKTGKTLWKIIFLKLAVIFLFLNYFIHDRSLDTEYKTEDTKINFVYNNLIGE is encoded by the coding sequence ATGAATAATATAAAATTAATTTATAACTTCTATCTGGACGGGTTTAAAAACATGAAAACAGGTAAGACTTTATGGAAGATAATCTTCTTAAAGCTGGCTGTAATTTTCCTGTTTTTAAACTACTTTATTCACGATAGATCGTTAGATACAGAGTATAAAACAGAAGATACGAAAATCAATTTCGTATATAACAATTTAATAGGAGAATAA
- a CDS encoding cytochrome ubiquinol oxidase subunit I: MEEHLVDWSRAQFALTAIYHFLFVPLTLGLGFIVAIMETIYVKTGSQEWKKITQFWMTLFAINFAIGVATGLIMEFEFGTNWANYSWFVGDIFGAPLAVEGILAFFMESTFFAVMFFGWNKVGKKFHLLSTWLVAIGSNLSALWILVANGWMQYPVGMTFNPDTVRNEMTNFWDVLFSPVAISKFLHTIGSGYVIAALFVVGISAYYLLKKREVSIAKKSMIVGATFGLITSLFLTLSGDESAHQVAQHQPIKLAAMEGLYEGRTEAGIVAVGMLNPKKTLTNEAEPYLFELEAPYALSLLGYHDIDAFVPGLNDLVYGNKERGIMSVEEKMARGKIAVTALEDYKEAKKANNEQKAFEAKQILDQDMKYFGYGHIKAPEDVVPPIGLTFYAFHIMVSLGGWFLVLFSVLLYLSTKKDISRYTLILKSAVLSIPLGYIAAEAGWIVAEVGRQPWAIQDLMPVNIAATQIATTNIQISFWMFAFLFTLLLVAEIKIMLKQIKIGPNGGH, translated from the coding sequence ATGGAAGAACATTTAGTCGATTGGTCTAGAGCTCAGTTTGCTCTGACTGCAATCTATCACTTTTTATTTGTTCCACTTACACTTGGGCTTGGATTTATAGTCGCTATTATGGAGACTATTTATGTAAAAACAGGTTCACAAGAGTGGAAAAAGATCACACAGTTTTGGATGACACTTTTTGCGATCAACTTTGCCATCGGTGTTGCAACAGGACTTATTATGGAGTTTGAATTTGGTACAAACTGGGCAAACTACTCTTGGTTTGTAGGTGATATTTTCGGTGCACCTCTTGCTGTTGAGGGTATACTCGCCTTTTTTATGGAATCTACATTCTTTGCAGTAATGTTTTTCGGCTGGAATAAAGTTGGTAAAAAGTTTCACCTCCTTTCAACATGGCTTGTAGCGATTGGTTCAAACCTTTCAGCTTTATGGATCCTTGTTGCAAACGGCTGGATGCAATATCCTGTGGGTATGACATTTAACCCTGACACTGTTAGAAACGAAATGACAAACTTTTGGGACGTACTTTTCTCACCTGTTGCAATCTCTAAATTTTTACATACGATCGGAAGCGGTTATGTGATCGCAGCTCTTTTTGTTGTAGGGATCAGTGCATACTATCTTCTTAAAAAGAGAGAGGTATCTATTGCTAAAAAATCTATGATCGTAGGTGCTACGTTTGGACTTATCACATCTCTATTTTTAACACTTAGCGGTGATGAATCTGCACACCAGGTAGCTCAACACCAACCTATAAAACTTGCGGCTATGGAGGGATTGTATGAGGGAAGAACTGAAGCCGGAATCGTGGCCGTTGGTATGTTAAATCCTAAAAAAACTTTAACGAATGAAGCAGAGCCTTACCTATTTGAACTTGAGGCTCCATATGCTCTTTCACTGCTTGGATATCATGATATAGATGCTTTTGTACCGGGACTAAACGATCTTGTATATGGGAATAAAGAACGCGGTATTATGAGTGTAGAAGAGAAAATGGCTCGCGGTAAGATCGCAGTTACAGCTTTAGAAGACTACAAAGAGGCGAAAAAAGCAAACAATGAGCAAAAAGCTTTTGAAGCAAAACAGATTCTTGATCAGGATATGAAATATTTCGGGTACGGGCATATTAAAGCACCTGAAGATGTAGTACCGCCTATTGGACTTACATTTTACGCATTTCACATCATGGTTTCACTGGGCGGATGGTTCTTGGTACTCTTTAGTGTACTGCTGTACCTCTCAACTAAAAAGGATATCTCACGCTATACACTGATCTTAAAGTCAGCAGTGCTTTCTATCCCTCTTGGATATATTGCGGCTGAAGCGGGATGGATTGTCGCGGAAGTTGGTCGTCAGCCATGGGCTATTCAGGATTTAATGCCTGTAAATATTGCCGCAACTCAAATAGCGACAACAAATATACAGATCAGTTTTTGGATGTTTGCATTTTTATTTACGCTTCTGCTTGTAGCAGAGATAAAAATTATGCTCAAACAGATTAAAATCGGACCAAATGGAGGACACTAA
- the cydB gene encoding cytochrome d ubiquinol oxidase subunit II yields the protein MGFGDLELLTLQQYWWFIVSLLGGLFVFIMFVQGGQTLIDTLSENETEKTMLINSIGRKWELGFTTLVLFGGALFAAFPLFYSTSFGGAYWVWLAILFCFIIQAVSYEYRTKPNNFLGQKIYESFLKINGSLGVFLLGVAISTFFSGAEFHLNDNNFVLWDNSLRGLEALANPYNYLLGFALVFLTKISGALYFLNNIDYQPIRERAVSSIKFNMPIFLIFFVGFTAWLLLKDGYAVDSNSVVVLEHHKYLNNFLEMPVVLGMFIVGVAMVVIAVFVAVVYGFTCCIRTAGVGTVVTVTAILLNVGYNNTAYYPSLTDLQSSLTIMNSSGSHYTLMAMSYASLMVPFVLAYIAYAWYSMDRVKITKEEIEAPDAHNY from the coding sequence ATGGGTTTTGGAGATTTAGAACTTTTAACATTACAACAATACTGGTGGTTCATCGTTTCACTGCTTGGTGGGCTTTTTGTATTTATCATGTTTGTCCAGGGTGGACAAACACTGATCGATACACTCTCGGAGAATGAAACTGAAAAGACGATGCTCATTAACTCAATCGGTAGAAAGTGGGAACTTGGGTTTACTACCCTCGTACTTTTTGGCGGGGCTCTTTTTGCAGCTTTTCCACTCTTTTACTCAACTAGCTTCGGCGGTGCGTACTGGGTATGGCTTGCAATTTTATTTTGTTTCATTATCCAGGCGGTAAGTTACGAGTATAGAACAAAGCCTAACAACTTTTTAGGGCAAAAGATTTATGAGAGTTTTTTAAAAATAAACGGTAGCCTTGGGGTATTTTTACTCGGTGTTGCTATCTCTACATTTTTCAGCGGTGCAGAGTTTCACCTAAACGACAATAATTTTGTTCTTTGGGATAACTCGTTAAGAGGTCTTGAAGCACTTGCAAACCCTTATAACTATTTACTAGGTTTTGCTTTAGTTTTTTTAACAAAGATCTCAGGCGCGCTTTACTTTTTAAACAACATTGACTATCAGCCTATTCGTGAAAGAGCGGTGAGTTCAATTAAGTTCAATATGCCTATCTTCCTGATATTTTTCGTAGGGTTTACAGCTTGGCTACTTTTAAAAGACGGTTACGCGGTAGATTCTAACAGTGTTGTTGTGTTAGAGCACCACAAGTACCTCAACAACTTCCTTGAAATGCCTGTAGTTCTCGGTATGTTTATTGTGGGTGTAGCTATGGTTGTGATCGCCGTATTTGTTGCCGTTGTATATGGATTTACTTGTTGTATCAGAACTGCGGGAGTCGGAACAGTTGTTACCGTTACAGCCATTTTACTCAATGTGGGTTATAACAATACCGCATACTACCCTTCACTTACAGACTTGCAAAGCAGTTTAACAATTATGAATTCATCTGGGAGTCACTACACACTGATGGCTATGAGTTATGCTTCATTGATGGTACCGTTTGTTTTAGCATATATCGCTTATGCTTGGTACTCAATGGACAGAGTAAAAATTACAAAAGAAGAGATTGAAGCACCAGATGCTCACAACTACTAG